DNA sequence from the Arthrobacter sp. V1I9 genome:
AGAAGAACCCTAAGTTCTGAAGATATTCGTCCTACTGGCTGGTGCAGTCGCCGCTTCCTGCGTGGCTGCACCAGCATCTCCGCGGCCAGCCCGCACCAGCAGCAGGCTGGCCCGGCAAGTTGGAAAGTTCCGCATGCACAACAACGCCGGGAGCCCCCAAGTGGACTCCCGGCGTCGTTCTGTGTGCAGTTGCGTCGGTGCCGGTCCGTTCAGCGGCGCTTCAGCAGTTTGCTAAGACGGGGATCAGAGCCGCCGCTCGCGGTCGACGCCGTCACCGTCAGCCTCGATGTGCTCCTTGCGGACTTCCTCGTTGACCGTGACGTTCTCCTGGACAACGTCCTTGTCCATGCGGACGCGTTCTACCGGAACCGTTTCCTTCTCCACCACGGGGCGTTCCTCGTGCAGGATCACTTCGTGTTCCTCTTCGCTGATGTCCGGACCGTCCAGGGCCGCGCCGCGGTTGGCGTCCGTGATGGGCTCCCGCTCCAGGCGGACCTCTTCGCGCTGCACGGGAACGGTGGTGGTGACGTTTTCCGTGGTGACGTACTTCCGGAGCCGTGCACGGCCTGCGGCTTCACGCTCGGTGCCGACGCGGAGCTGCTCTTCCGAGCGAGTCATGGCGTCATCGGTGGTGGGACCGGACGTGTCGTGGCCCACCGTGTCGCGGTCTGAAGCGTAGCCGGCGGTGCCGGTGCCCGATGCGTAGCCGGCAGTGCCGGCGTTGGGAGTGCCGGCGTTCAGGTCAGCGTCGCCCTGCAGGTCCACTTGGCCGCGGGATTCATCGCGGGTGTCCGAGTAGGTCCGGGCACCGCGCTCGTAGTACGTGTACAGCCGGTCCTCTTCCTCAGGGGTGAGGTGGCCGTCGACGTCGACGCGCGGGGCATCCTTGACGTGGTCCTTGCTGTACGGAACCACGAGGTCCTCGCCTTGGGTGTGTGCACCTTCAACGGGGACAAAGGACTGGGAAGTGCCGAAAAGTCCCGTTTTGACGGTGACCCATGTGGGCTCACCCGTGTCATCGTCTGCGTAGAGCTGACCAATCGAGCCAATCTTCTCGCCATCGGAACCGACGACGTTGCCGCCCTTGTGGAGCAGGCTTTCAATGTTTTCCCTGTTGAGCATGACGTCTCCTTGGATGTGTCGTTGCGCTGGGCATAGCTAGCTCTGGATGTTCCGGCACCGGTTGTCCCGGTGCCCGGCCTCCGCCCCCTCTGCTGAAGGCTGTGCGCTAGCTGCCCCCATACCGTAAGCATGCTTAGCATCAAAAGGAAAGTCTGCTTAGTAATTTTTTTCTGCGACCGGCCCCGAAACCGGCGTTGACCAGCGGTTTTGCGCCCAAAAAAATCAGGGCTCTTTCAGGAGTGACACCTGGCGGTATTGGATGCCTAAAAGGGATGCGGCAGCCTTGATGTCGGCCGCGCGGTGTCCCAAGCACAGTGCCCAGTGATGTCCGGTTCCGGTCTGGCTCCACCGGTCTACCCACAGGCCGGGGTCACCTCCGAAGTCCACGCGTGAGGTGGTGTTCCCGATGGCCAGCAGCGGACCAGGAACCACTTCCCCTTCAGATGTAATGAAGACGTAACTGCCATCCGGGTCCTGGCCGACAGCGAAGGTGGTGACCGGCCCGGGCTGGACGTCGAATTCCACCGAGACTCCCCAGCCGCGCTTGCCGTGATAGACGCCGAGGCCGCGCAGGAGCGGATCCTTGGAGGAGACGGCCAGGTGCGCGGGCCCGTCGTGCCCCATCTCCACGACGTTGTCGAGAAAGTTGAGGGCCTGGATTTCGGTAAAGGAACCGCCGGCGCCGATGGCGTGGGCTGCGAGCATGGCAATGGAGGTCCGCAGCTCGTACTCTCCTGCCATGGGGATGCCGCGTGCGGTAAGGATGGAGGAACCCAGTATCATTCCGGCGCCCAACCGCTCGTGCTGTTCCCCTGCAAGTCCCCGGTGGTAGTAGGCCACCGAGTCCAGGTCGAAGTCCTCCACAAGCCGGTCCAGGCCCACCGAGACCCTGGCACCCCAGGCGAAGTCGTCGTCGTTGACGGACTCATCGAGCACAAACAGCTCCCGTGCCAGGGCGAGCCGCTCGGACACCTCAGCGTCGGTCACCGCCTTGACGCGCTCACGCAGATCGTCGAACTCAAGCACTTCCACGTGCGATCCGAAGGTGGTGGAGACGGTGGTAAGGTCGGTGGCTACATCCAGCATGCCCGGATACAGGTGCCCCATCAGGCCGTGCCGCGCGTTCCGGAGCCTGGCGCGCACGCCCGCGGCGTGGACCCACTGGTTGATCCGTTCCCAGGCGGATTCCTGCTTCAAATGCCCGGAGACGGACCTGAAGTCGATCCCCGCGCGGCGGAAGACATTTGCTACTTCCGGCACCGGGCACTGGCCGCAGTAGGCGAGCCAGGCGCCGGTGTCGAAGTTCGCGTGATCCATGGCCTCCGTGGGCTGGAGATCGATCACCAGCACCGGGCTTCCGGAGCGCTGGGCCACGGGTAGAACCATGGAGGAGGTCAGGTAGGTGGCAAGGAAGATGACGATCAGGTCGCAGTCAGCCTGCCGAAGCTTCTCCCCCGCAACAACCGCCTGGGCAGCATCGGAAATGAATCCCGCATCAACAACCTCCGCGTCAAGCTCATTAAAGCGCGAGGCGACGTACCGCGCTGATTCCTCGAGCTGCGGCAGGAGATCGGGGAACTGGGGCCAGTAGGCACCCAGTCCTCCGGACACCAGCCCGATCCGGGTGGGCCGGCGCCGGTGGGGCTCCAACAGGGCGGCAGCGTTCCTCTTGGCGGGCGACATGGACATCCTTCCTTTCCGCCGGCGTGATCCAGCGCAAGCACGGAGGGCCGGACGGACAGGGCCGCCCGGCCCGCGCCTTGCGGTGCTAGAAGTCGTACTGGTCGATGTTCTGGGCGTTGAAGACGGTCGGCGGGCCAACAATCACCACGCCGCCTTCTTCAACCGTGCGGTCCCCCAACTTCCCTGCAGTAAACTTGTCGCCCGCGGCGCCGGTAATCTTTCCCTCCACAAGGGCCTTACCGGCGAACGCCGCGACGTAGCCGAGCTGGGCCGGGTCCCAGAGCGCAAACTCCTTGACGGTGCCGTCCTTGACGAACGGCCGCATCTCGTTGGGCAGCCCCAGCCCGGTCAGCGCCACCTTGCCCTTGTACGCCGAGGTGGAAAGGTACCGGGCGGTGGCGGCGATACCAACGGTGGTGGGTGAAATGATGCCCTTCAGGTTCGGGTGTGCCTGCAGCAGGCCCTGGGCTTCCTGGAACGACTTGGTGTCGTCGTCGTCGCCGTAGACCTTGGCCACCAGCTTGATGTCCTTGTAGGCCGGGTTGGAGGCCAAATCCTCCTCCATGAACTTGATCCACTCGTTCTGGTTGGTGGCGTTTGCCGTGGCGGAGAGGATGGCGATTTCGCCGGAGCCGCCGATCTGCTCGGCGATCAGCTTCGTCTGGATCAGTGCCACTTCCTTGGCCACCACCTGGCTGATGAACACGTCACGGCAGTCCGGGTTGGCGTCGGAGTCGAACGCAACGATCTTGGCTCCGGCTGAGCGGGCCTCGCCCAAAGCCGTGCAGACGGCGTCGGGATCGTTGGCGGCGATGACGATGACGTTGGTGCCGGCCTGGGTTTCGGCGTTGATGAACGAGACCTGGCTGGAGGCCGACGCTTCGAGGGGGCCCACCACCTGGGAGGAGGCGAAGCCGGCTTCCTGCGAGCCGTCCTTGCCGCCGCCGAGAACGACGTCGGTGTACGGGTTGTTCAACTGTTTGGGGATGAACGTGATCTTCTGCTCCTCAACCGCGGCGGAGGTCTCCCCCGTTGTTCCGGAGCCGCCGCCGCAGGCCGTCAGGGCCATGGCCGCGGCCGCCGTGATGGCCACCAGCGGAACCAGTTGTGCTCGCCTGCCGGTGTTTTTTCGGTTCAACATCATTGTTTTCCTTTTCCCTTGTGTGGTCGGTTCAGGGCGTGCTCCGGCTAAAGCTCTGCCGAACCCGCCGGTTGTGCTGCCATTCGCGGACGGCGGCGCCGATGCTTGGCGCCACCACGGAGAAGATGAGCAGCAGGCCGGTCACGGTGATGAGGACGACGTCGGACACGCGTCCCAGGCGCAGGGCATAGTTCAGGCTGCCGATCAGCAGGACACCGGCAACCACGCCGGGAATGGTGCCCTTGCCGCCGAAGATTGAGACACCACCGAGGAGCACGGCAGCGATGACGGCCAGTTCCAGCCCTGAGGCGTTATCGCTCCGGGCACTGGTGTAACGCAGTGTCCAGTAGATCCCGGCCAAGGCTGAGACCGCGCCGGAGGCAACGTAGAGCCAGAACTTGCTGCGCGCCACGTTGATGCCCACGAAGTTGGCCGCTTCCTTGCTGTAGCCCATCGCGTACAGCCCGCGCCCGAACGGCGTGAAATGCAGCAGGATGCCGAAGAACACCATGATGAGTACGACGCCGATCATCACCGTGGGGATGCCGGTGGCACCGAGCTTGGAGGTGAAGAAGGCTGTCAGGGGGCGGGGGAAGTTGGCTACTGCATTGTCCCCGATGACCACCAGCGCAAGGCCGCGGAAGAGGGCCAGCGTGCCGATGGTGACGGCCAGTGAGGGCAGGCCAAGGACGGCGATCAGGAAGCCGTTGAACATGCCGGCCGCTATTCCCGCCAGCAGGCAGAGGGCCAGCACCAGCCAGATATCCAGGCCGGCCGCCCAGAGTACGCCCATCAGGGCGCTGGTCAGCCCGGCGATGCTCGCGACTGAGAGGTCGATTTCTCCGGTGACGATGATGAGCGTCATGGGCATTGCGATCAGCAGGACCGGGATGACATCCAGCAGCAGGAAGCCCGTAGTTACCGGCGAGGCGAAGCGCGGAATAGCGATCGTGGCGTAGATCAGGAAAGCCAGGAGTGCATAGATGGTGATGGCGTCCCTGCTGGCCAGGATCCGCGCAGCACCCGTCCGGCCTTTCGGTTCGGTGGCCAGCGGCTTGGTGC
Encoded proteins:
- the rhaS gene encoding rhamnose ABC transporter substrate-binding protein, yielding MMLNRKNTGRRAQLVPLVAITAAAAMALTACGGGSGTTGETSAAVEEQKITFIPKQLNNPYTDVVLGGGKDGSQEAGFASSQVVGPLEASASSQVSFINAETQAGTNVIVIAANDPDAVCTALGEARSAGAKIVAFDSDANPDCRDVFISQVVAKEVALIQTKLIAEQIGGSGEIAILSATANATNQNEWIKFMEEDLASNPAYKDIKLVAKVYGDDDDTKSFQEAQGLLQAHPNLKGIISPTTVGIAATARYLSTSAYKGKVALTGLGLPNEMRPFVKDGTVKEFALWDPAQLGYVAAFAGKALVEGKITGAAGDKFTAGKLGDRTVEEGGVVIVGPPTVFNAQNIDQYDF
- a CDS encoding ABC transporter permease translates to MSETTTPSSTSPAMPVADSTKPLATEPKGRTGAARILASRDAITIYALLAFLIYATIAIPRFASPVTTGFLLLDVIPVLLIAMPMTLIIVTGEIDLSVASIAGLTSALMGVLWAAGLDIWLVLALCLLAGIAAGMFNGFLIAVLGLPSLAVTIGTLALFRGLALVVIGDNAVANFPRPLTAFFTSKLGATGIPTVMIGVVLIMVFFGILLHFTPFGRGLYAMGYSKEAANFVGINVARSKFWLYVASGAVSALAGIYWTLRYTSARSDNASGLELAVIAAVLLGGVSIFGGKGTIPGVVAGVLLIGSLNYALRLGRVSDVVLITVTGLLLIFSVVAPSIGAAVREWQHNRRVRQSFSRSTP
- a CDS encoding L-fucose/L-arabinose isomerase family protein — protein: MSPAKRNAAALLEPHRRRPTRIGLVSGGLGAYWPQFPDLLPQLEESARYVASRFNELDAEVVDAGFISDAAQAVVAGEKLRQADCDLIVIFLATYLTSSMVLPVAQRSGSPVLVIDLQPTEAMDHANFDTGAWLAYCGQCPVPEVANVFRRAGIDFRSVSGHLKQESAWERINQWVHAAGVRARLRNARHGLMGHLYPGMLDVATDLTTVSTTFGSHVEVLEFDDLRERVKAVTDAEVSERLALARELFVLDESVNDDDFAWGARVSVGLDRLVEDFDLDSVAYYHRGLAGEQHERLGAGMILGSSILTARGIPMAGEYELRTSIAMLAAHAIGAGGSFTEIQALNFLDNVVEMGHDGPAHLAVSSKDPLLRGLGVYHGKRGWGVSVEFDVQPGPVTTFAVGQDPDGSYVFITSEGEVVPGPLLAIGNTTSRVDFGGDPGLWVDRWSQTGTGHHWALCLGHRAADIKAAASLLGIQYRQVSLLKEP
- a CDS encoding PRC and DUF2382 domain-containing protein codes for the protein MLNRENIESLLHKGGNVVGSDGEKIGSIGQLYADDDTGEPTWVTVKTGLFGTSQSFVPVEGAHTQGEDLVVPYSKDHVKDAPRVDVDGHLTPEEEDRLYTYYERGARTYSDTRDESRGQVDLQGDADLNAGTPNAGTAGYASGTGTAGYASDRDTVGHDTSGPTTDDAMTRSEEQLRVGTEREAAGRARLRKYVTTENVTTTVPVQREEVRLEREPITDANRGAALDGPDISEEEHEVILHEERPVVEKETVPVERVRMDKDVVQENVTVNEEVRKEHIEADGDGVDRERRL